Genomic DNA from Nitrospinota bacterium:
CCGCCCCCACCACTAGCCTTCCAGAAGCTATCGGTGGTGAGAGAAACTGGGATTACCGCTACACCTGGATCCGTGACGCCGCCTTCACCATCTACGGGCTGATGCGGATTGGGCACACGGAAGAGGCCCACCATTTCATGGGCTGGCTGCAGGCCAGGGCCGGCGAGCTCAACCCCGACGGCTCGCTCCAGATAATGTACGGGATAGACGGGCGCCACACGCTCACCGAGGAGACGCTGGACCATTTGGAGGGCTACCGGGGTTCGCGCCCGGTCCGGATAGGCAACGGCGCCTACGATCAGCTCCAGCTCGACATCTACGGAGAGCTGATGGATTCGGTCTACCTCTTCAATAAGTACGGCACGCCCATCTCCTACGACCTCTGGGTCAACCTGCGGCGGCTGCTGAACTGGGTAAGCGACAACTGGCAGAGAACCGACGAGGGCATCTGGGAGGTTCGCGGAGGCCAGCAGCACTTCGTCTACTCCAAGTTGATGTGCTGGGTTGCGCTTGACAGGGGCATACGCCTAGCGGGCAAACGTTCCTTCCCTGCGGACCGCGACCGATGGGAGAAGGTTCGCGACCAAATTTACGAAGAGATTATGGCCAAAGGCTGGAACGAAGAGCGGCAAGCCTTCGTCCAGCACTATGGAAGCGACCACTTGGATGCGAGCAACCTATTGATGCCGTTGGTCTTTTTTCTCTCCCCCACAGACCCGAGAATGCTCTCTACCCTGGACGCCACCATGCGCGAGTTAGTCTCGGACAGCCTCGTCTACCGCTACAACGTTGATGAGACCGCCGACGGCCTTCTTGGCGAGGAGGGGACCTTCAGCATCTGCACGTTCTGGCTGGTGGAGGCCCTGACCCGTGCGGGAAGGGTTGAGGAGGCCCGGTTCATCTTCGAGAAAATGCTTACCTACGCCAACCACCTTGGGCTCTACTCCGAGCAGATAGGTCCTACCGGAGAGGCGTTGGGCAACTTCCCCCAGGCCTTCACACACCTGGCTCTCATCAGCGCCGCCTACAACCTCAACCGAACCCTTGGGGGGGAGGGATGACGTGGCGACGCCGCCCGGTGTTTCCGCCTCACCCGCCATCGGTCACGTCCTGGCCCGGCCGTCGACCTCGCTTGCCCCGCGCATCCTGATCCTTGGAGGCGGGTTCGCCGGTGTCACCACCGCCCTGGAGTTGGCCAAGCGGTGCGCAGGCGTCCTGCCGGTCCATATTACCCTCGTCTCAAACCAGAACTTCTTCCTGTTTACCCCGATGCTCGCTGAGGCCGCCGCCGGGGCGGTGGAAACCCGACACGTCCTCTATCCCATCCGGCCACTTTGCGTAGCCTGGGGTGTCGAGTTCGGTGAGATGTCGGTCGAAGCCATCGACCTCGAGCGTCACCGGGTAATTGCCGGTCACCGCCGGTCCCAGATACGCCAGCGGCTCTACTACGACAAGCTGGTGCTGGCCCTCGGCGCCAGACCCAACATGGCGCTGGTGCCGGGCGCGGCGGAGCACGCCCTCGCCTTTAAAGGGGCGGGCGACGCCGTCCGAATCCGAAACCATGTGATAAACCTTTTCGAGGCGGCCGTCTTGACCGACGACCCGTGGGCACGGCAACGCCTGCTGACGTTCGTCGTCGTGGGGGCGGGCCACGCTGGAACAGAGCTCATCGCGGCCCTGGAAGAGCTTACGCGTGGGATTTTGCTCCGACACTATCCCTCCATACCCCCCGAGAGCATCCGCCTGGTCCTGGTCGGCAGGACTGTTCTTCCCCAAACGGCCACGAACCTCGCCGACTATGCGCGGGAGCAGCTTATCAAAAGGGGGATTGAGTTAGAATCTAGCAGGGGGGCGGAGGTCTCGCCAGAGGGCCTGACTCTAAAGGACGGTCGGGTCATTCCAAGCAACTGCGTCATCTGGACCGCCGGCAACCGCGTTAGCCCGGTTGTGGCCGACCTGCCGTTGGAAAAGGCGAAGGACGGGCGGCTGCAGGTCAACGAGTTCTTCGAGGTAAAGGGGGTGTGCAACGTCTACGCCCTC
This window encodes:
- a CDS encoding glycoside hydrolase family 15 protein, producing the protein MSYLPIENYGIIGDLHTVALVGMNGSIDWFCFPRFDSPSVFAAILDHAKGGRFQIASAHEGATLKQLYMPETNVLVTRFLTPDGVGEVTDFMPVQAATKEEDHHQIIRRVKVVRGEMAFRVECRPAFDYARSAHETEVLPDGAVFRTPGLCLGLTTRVPLSLDGGGVVGEFSLRQGETTSFVLQDVPPDSGCGSCASEADQEEAFRATMDFWRRWVSKGKYRGRWREMVNRSALTLKLLTYLPTGAIVAAPTTSLPEAIGGERNWDYRYTWIRDAAFTIYGLMRIGHTEEAHHFMGWLQARAGELNPDGSLQIMYGIDGRHTLTEETLDHLEGYRGSRPVRIGNGAYDQLQLDIYGELMDSVYLFNKYGTPISYDLWVNLRRLLNWVSDNWQRTDEGIWEVRGGQQHFVYSKLMCWVALDRGIRLAGKRSFPADRDRWEKVRDQIYEEIMAKGWNEERQAFVQHYGSDHLDASNLLMPLVFFLSPTDPRMLSTLDATMRELVSDSLVYRYNVDETADGLLGEEGTFSICTFWLVEALTRAGRVEEARFIFEKMLTYANHLGLYSEQIGPTGEALGNFPQAFTHLALISAAYNLNRTLGGEG
- a CDS encoding NAD(P)/FAD-dependent oxidoreductase translates to MATPPGVSASPAIGHVLARPSTSLAPRILILGGGFAGVTTALELAKRCAGVLPVHITLVSNQNFFLFTPMLAEAAAGAVETRHVLYPIRPLCVAWGVEFGEMSVEAIDLERHRVIAGHRRSQIRQRLYYDKLVLALGARPNMALVPGAAEHALAFKGAGDAVRIRNHVINLFEAAVLTDDPWARQRLLTFVVVGAGHAGTELIAALEELTRGILLRHYPSIPPESIRLVLVGRTVLPQTATNLADYAREQLIKRGIELESSRGAEVSPEGLTLKDGRVIPSNCVIWTAGNRVSPVVADLPLEKAKDGRLQVNEFFEVKGVCNVYALGDNSYQIDPHTEKPYVATAQVAIRQARALAAVVEAELIGREKKPFRFRLLGEMVPLSRRTAVADLKGFKLVGFPAWLIWKTVYMLKLPTLVARVRVFLDWMVELFFERDVSEFTMEEEKGRGG